One Glandiceps talaboti chromosome 2, keGlaTala1.1, whole genome shotgun sequence genomic region harbors:
- the LOC144451928 gene encoding REST corepressor 1-like isoform X5 produces MPDLNGINGDDETEPGMRVGAEYQAVIPELVSDVGHRGDGRPEALLVWAPTCDIGDEKLDEYIKVAKEKHGYNTEQALGMLFWHRHDIDKSLSDLPNFTPFPDEWTVEDKVLFEQAFSFHGKSFHRIRQMLPDKSISCLVKYYYSWKKTRTRTSLMDRQARKIAVGQKENSGSDEGTDEERDVVDSDFDPEHRGDRDKHTCSNCQTPSSQIHSTPKGSLCNACYSYWRCDFISTYRRTGVMRTNIGPMKNETARPDRHNPLKSKRKPPRGMYLDKEDLIAVTNVSSQGGDVLLKHLDTELVSLKKEVQANKQILGQQKDKFNLSVEEFKLSDNGQRNNARWTNDELLIAVQAVRKYGRHYQAIADVVGNKTIPQVRSFFVNYRRRFNLDQVLEEYEAEHGSSKDYKTSDEEMNGQGVPSPSPAAPTPSTTGANSSNVPPPLLRGPTQPQQRPAQPPPPPPPLQQPTRFLQPPRSVPIQPPPLIRPSTAPPIVAPLSRGRPPIMGGGPPPPQLVGSQRETSPHTQ; encoded by the exons ATGCCAGACTTAAATGGAATAAACGGGGACGATGAAACAG agCCAGGAATGCGAGTTGGCGCGGAATATCAAGCTGTTATCCCGGAGTTAGTGAGCG ATGTTGGACACCGAGGTGATGGCCGACCTGAAGCATTGCTTGTCTGGGCTCCTACTTGTGACATAGGGGATGAGAAAT TGGATGAATACATCAAGGTTGCAAAGGAGAAGCATGGATACAATACTGAACAGGCTCTAGGCATGTTGTTTTGGCATCGCCATGATATTGATAAATCATTGTCCGATTTACCTAACTTTACACCATTCCCTGATGAATGGACAGTGGAAGATAAGGTGCTTTTTGAACAAGCTTTTAGTTTCCATGGCAAAAGTTTTCATCGCATCAGGCAAATG cTACCTGATAAATCTATCAGCTGTCTTGTCAAGTACTATTATTCATGGAAGAAAACAAGAACGAGGACTAGTCTGATGGACAGACAGGCAAGGAAAATAGCAGTAGGACAAAAAGAAAACAGTGGAAG TGATGAAGGAACGGATGAAGAAAGAGATGTCGTAGATAGTGATTTCGATCCTGAACACAGG GGGGATCGAGACAAGCATACATGCTCAAATTGCCAGACACCATCAAGTCAGATTCATTCCACTCCCAAAGGATCACTATGCAATGCTTGTTACAGTTATTGGAG ATgtgattttatttcaacatacaGGCGAACTGGTGTGATGAGAACCAACATAGGTCCAATGAAAAATGAAACAGCCAGACCAGACAGACATAATCCATTGAAAAGTAAACGTAAACCACCTAGAGGAATGTATCTAGATAAAGAAGATCTTATAGCTGTAACAAATGTATCATCTCAAGGAGGTGATGTTTTACTCAAACATCTCGACACTGAACTTGTATCCCTGAAAAAAGAG GTgcaagcaaataaacagattttGGGCCAGCAAAAAGACAAATTCAATCTCTCTGTTGAAGAATTTAAATTAAGTGACAATGGTCAGCGAAATAATGCTAGATGGACAAACGATGAATTGTTAATTGCAGTgcaag CTGTGCGTAAATATGGTCGACATTATCAGGCAATAGCTGACGTAGTTGGCAATAAGACCATACCACAGGTTCGAAGTTTCTTTGTTAATTACCGTCGACGTTTTAATCTTGATCAAGTCCTAGAGGAATATGAAGCTGAACATGGCTCCTCAAAAGATTACAAAACAAGTGATGAAGAG ATGAATGGCCAAGGTGTACCTTCACCATCCCCTGCAGCTCCAACACCATCAACTACTGGTGCTAATTCTAGTAATGTGCCCCCTCCGTTACTTAGAGGACCAACACAGCCACAACAAAGGCCAGCACagccacccccaccaccaccaccactgcaaCAGCCAACCAG ATTCTTACAACCGCCTCGCAGTGTTCCAATACAGCCACCACCATTGATCCGACCCAGTACTGCACCACCAATTGTAGCTCCATTATCACGTGGTCGTCCACCAATCATGGGAGGCggtccaccaccaccacagctTGTTGGAAGCCAAAGAGAAACATCACCACACACACAGTGA
- the LOC144451928 gene encoding REST corepressor 1-like isoform X4: MPDLNGINGDDETEPGMRVGAEYQAVIPELVSVDVGHRGDGRPEALLVWAPTCDIGDEKLDEYIKVAKEKHGYNTEQALGMLFWHRHDIDKSLSDLPNFTPFPDEWTVEDKVLFEQAFSFHGKSFHRIRQMLPDKSISCLVKYYYSWKKTRTRTSLMDRQARKIAVGQKENSGSDEGTDEERDVVDSDFDPEHRGDRDKHTCSNCQTPSSQIHSTPKGSLCNACYSYWRCDFISTYRRTGVMRTNIGPMKNETARPDRHNPLKSKRKPPRGMYLDKEDLIAVTNVSSQGGDVLLKHLDTELVSLKKEVQANKQILGQQKDKFNLSVEEFKLSDNGQRNNARWTNDELLIAVQAVRKYGRHYQAIADVVGNKTIPQVRSFFVNYRRRFNLDQVLEEYEAEHGSSKDYKTSDEEMNGQGVPSPSPAAPTPSTTGANSSNVPPPLLRGPTQPQQRPAQPPPPPPPLQQPTRFLQPPRSVPIQPPPLIRPSTAPPIVAPLSRGRPPIMGGGPPPPQLVGSQRETSPHTQ, encoded by the exons ATGCCAGACTTAAATGGAATAAACGGGGACGATGAAACAG agCCAGGAATGCGAGTTGGCGCGGAATATCAAGCTGTTATCCCGGAGTTAGTGAGCG tAGATGTTGGACACCGAGGTGATGGCCGACCTGAAGCATTGCTTGTCTGGGCTCCTACTTGTGACATAGGGGATGAGAAAT TGGATGAATACATCAAGGTTGCAAAGGAGAAGCATGGATACAATACTGAACAGGCTCTAGGCATGTTGTTTTGGCATCGCCATGATATTGATAAATCATTGTCCGATTTACCTAACTTTACACCATTCCCTGATGAATGGACAGTGGAAGATAAGGTGCTTTTTGAACAAGCTTTTAGTTTCCATGGCAAAAGTTTTCATCGCATCAGGCAAATG cTACCTGATAAATCTATCAGCTGTCTTGTCAAGTACTATTATTCATGGAAGAAAACAAGAACGAGGACTAGTCTGATGGACAGACAGGCAAGGAAAATAGCAGTAGGACAAAAAGAAAACAGTGGAAG TGATGAAGGAACGGATGAAGAAAGAGATGTCGTAGATAGTGATTTCGATCCTGAACACAGG GGGGATCGAGACAAGCATACATGCTCAAATTGCCAGACACCATCAAGTCAGATTCATTCCACTCCCAAAGGATCACTATGCAATGCTTGTTACAGTTATTGGAG ATgtgattttatttcaacatacaGGCGAACTGGTGTGATGAGAACCAACATAGGTCCAATGAAAAATGAAACAGCCAGACCAGACAGACATAATCCATTGAAAAGTAAACGTAAACCACCTAGAGGAATGTATCTAGATAAAGAAGATCTTATAGCTGTAACAAATGTATCATCTCAAGGAGGTGATGTTTTACTCAAACATCTCGACACTGAACTTGTATCCCTGAAAAAAGAG GTgcaagcaaataaacagattttGGGCCAGCAAAAAGACAAATTCAATCTCTCTGTTGAAGAATTTAAATTAAGTGACAATGGTCAGCGAAATAATGCTAGATGGACAAACGATGAATTGTTAATTGCAGTgcaag CTGTGCGTAAATATGGTCGACATTATCAGGCAATAGCTGACGTAGTTGGCAATAAGACCATACCACAGGTTCGAAGTTTCTTTGTTAATTACCGTCGACGTTTTAATCTTGATCAAGTCCTAGAGGAATATGAAGCTGAACATGGCTCCTCAAAAGATTACAAAACAAGTGATGAAGAG ATGAATGGCCAAGGTGTACCTTCACCATCCCCTGCAGCTCCAACACCATCAACTACTGGTGCTAATTCTAGTAATGTGCCCCCTCCGTTACTTAGAGGACCAACACAGCCACAACAAAGGCCAGCACagccacccccaccaccaccaccactgcaaCAGCCAACCAG ATTCTTACAACCGCCTCGCAGTGTTCCAATACAGCCACCACCATTGATCCGACCCAGTACTGCACCACCAATTGTAGCTCCATTATCACGTGGTCGTCCACCAATCATGGGAGGCggtccaccaccaccacagctTGTTGGAAGCCAAAGAGAAACATCACCACACACACAGTGA
- the LOC144451928 gene encoding REST corepressor 1-like isoform X2, translating to MVMADRNGDSEISTRNNGSHLGGASNGHMSDDSASSSSDDEHEPGMRVGAEYQAVIPELVSDVGHRGDGRPEALLVWAPTCDIGDEKLDEYIKVAKEKHGYNTEQALGMLFWHRHDIDKSLSDLPNFTPFPDEWTVEDKVLFEQAFSFHGKSFHRIRQMLPDKSISCLVKYYYSWKKTRTRTSLMDRQARKIAVGQKENSGSDEGTDEERDVVDSDFDPEHRGDRDKHTCSNCQTPSSQIHSTPKGSLCNACYSYWRCDFISTYRRTGVMRTNIGPMKNETARPDRHNPLKSKRKPPRGMYLDKEDLIAVTNVSSQGGDVLLKHLDTELVSLKKEVQANKQILGQQKDKFNLSVEEFKLSDNGQRNNARWTNDELLIAVQAVRKYGRHYQAIADVVGNKTIPQVRSFFVNYRRRFNLDQVLEEYEAEHGSSKDYKTSDEEMNGQGVPSPSPAAPTPSTTGANSSNVPPPLLRGPTQPQQRPAQPPPPPPPLQQPTRFLQPPRSVPIQPPPLIRPSTAPPIVAPLSRGRPPIMGGGPPPPQLVGSQRETSPHTQ from the exons ATGGTTATGGCAGATAGAAACGGCGACTCTGAGATAAGTACCCGAAACAACGGGTCGCACTTAGGAGGCGCCTCAAATGGACACATGTCAGACGACAGCGCCAGCAGTAGCTCGGATGACGAACATG agCCAGGAATGCGAGTTGGCGCGGAATATCAAGCTGTTATCCCGGAGTTAGTGAGCG ATGTTGGACACCGAGGTGATGGCCGACCTGAAGCATTGCTTGTCTGGGCTCCTACTTGTGACATAGGGGATGAGAAAT TGGATGAATACATCAAGGTTGCAAAGGAGAAGCATGGATACAATACTGAACAGGCTCTAGGCATGTTGTTTTGGCATCGCCATGATATTGATAAATCATTGTCCGATTTACCTAACTTTACACCATTCCCTGATGAATGGACAGTGGAAGATAAGGTGCTTTTTGAACAAGCTTTTAGTTTCCATGGCAAAAGTTTTCATCGCATCAGGCAAATG cTACCTGATAAATCTATCAGCTGTCTTGTCAAGTACTATTATTCATGGAAGAAAACAAGAACGAGGACTAGTCTGATGGACAGACAGGCAAGGAAAATAGCAGTAGGACAAAAAGAAAACAGTGGAAG TGATGAAGGAACGGATGAAGAAAGAGATGTCGTAGATAGTGATTTCGATCCTGAACACAGG GGGGATCGAGACAAGCATACATGCTCAAATTGCCAGACACCATCAAGTCAGATTCATTCCACTCCCAAAGGATCACTATGCAATGCTTGTTACAGTTATTGGAG ATgtgattttatttcaacatacaGGCGAACTGGTGTGATGAGAACCAACATAGGTCCAATGAAAAATGAAACAGCCAGACCAGACAGACATAATCCATTGAAAAGTAAACGTAAACCACCTAGAGGAATGTATCTAGATAAAGAAGATCTTATAGCTGTAACAAATGTATCATCTCAAGGAGGTGATGTTTTACTCAAACATCTCGACACTGAACTTGTATCCCTGAAAAAAGAG GTgcaagcaaataaacagattttGGGCCAGCAAAAAGACAAATTCAATCTCTCTGTTGAAGAATTTAAATTAAGTGACAATGGTCAGCGAAATAATGCTAGATGGACAAACGATGAATTGTTAATTGCAGTgcaag CTGTGCGTAAATATGGTCGACATTATCAGGCAATAGCTGACGTAGTTGGCAATAAGACCATACCACAGGTTCGAAGTTTCTTTGTTAATTACCGTCGACGTTTTAATCTTGATCAAGTCCTAGAGGAATATGAAGCTGAACATGGCTCCTCAAAAGATTACAAAACAAGTGATGAAGAG ATGAATGGCCAAGGTGTACCTTCACCATCCCCTGCAGCTCCAACACCATCAACTACTGGTGCTAATTCTAGTAATGTGCCCCCTCCGTTACTTAGAGGACCAACACAGCCACAACAAAGGCCAGCACagccacccccaccaccaccaccactgcaaCAGCCAACCAG ATTCTTACAACCGCCTCGCAGTGTTCCAATACAGCCACCACCATTGATCCGACCCAGTACTGCACCACCAATTGTAGCTCCATTATCACGTGGTCGTCCACCAATCATGGGAGGCggtccaccaccaccacagctTGTTGGAAGCCAAAGAGAAACATCACCACACACACAGTGA
- the LOC144451928 gene encoding REST corepressor 1-like isoform X3: MVMADRNGDSEISTRNNGSHLGGASNGHMSDDSASSSSDDEHEPGMRVGAEYQAVIPELVSVDVGHRGDGRPEALLVWAPTCDIGDEKLDEYIKVAKEKHGYNTEQALGMLFWHRHDIDKSLSDLPNFTPFPDEWTVEDKVLFEQAFSFHGKSFHRIRQMLPDKSISCLVKYYYSWKKTRTRTSLMDRQARKIAVGQKENSGSDEGTDEERDVVDSDFDPEHRGDRDKHTCSNCQTPSSQIHSTPKGSLCNACYSYWRRTGVMRTNIGPMKNETARPDRHNPLKSKRKPPRGMYLDKEDLIAVTNVSSQGGDVLLKHLDTELVSLKKEVQANKQILGQQKDKFNLSVEEFKLSDNGQRNNARWTNDELLIAVQAVRKYGRHYQAIADVVGNKTIPQVRSFFVNYRRRFNLDQVLEEYEAEHGSSKDYKTSDEEMNGQGVPSPSPAAPTPSTTGANSSNVPPPLLRGPTQPQQRPAQPPPPPPPLQQPTRFLQPPRSVPIQPPPLIRPSTAPPIVAPLSRGRPPIMGGGPPPPQLVGSQRETSPHTQ; encoded by the exons ATGGTTATGGCAGATAGAAACGGCGACTCTGAGATAAGTACCCGAAACAACGGGTCGCACTTAGGAGGCGCCTCAAATGGACACATGTCAGACGACAGCGCCAGCAGTAGCTCGGATGACGAACATG agCCAGGAATGCGAGTTGGCGCGGAATATCAAGCTGTTATCCCGGAGTTAGTGAGCG tAGATGTTGGACACCGAGGTGATGGCCGACCTGAAGCATTGCTTGTCTGGGCTCCTACTTGTGACATAGGGGATGAGAAAT TGGATGAATACATCAAGGTTGCAAAGGAGAAGCATGGATACAATACTGAACAGGCTCTAGGCATGTTGTTTTGGCATCGCCATGATATTGATAAATCATTGTCCGATTTACCTAACTTTACACCATTCCCTGATGAATGGACAGTGGAAGATAAGGTGCTTTTTGAACAAGCTTTTAGTTTCCATGGCAAAAGTTTTCATCGCATCAGGCAAATG cTACCTGATAAATCTATCAGCTGTCTTGTCAAGTACTATTATTCATGGAAGAAAACAAGAACGAGGACTAGTCTGATGGACAGACAGGCAAGGAAAATAGCAGTAGGACAAAAAGAAAACAGTGGAAG TGATGAAGGAACGGATGAAGAAAGAGATGTCGTAGATAGTGATTTCGATCCTGAACACAGG GGGGATCGAGACAAGCATACATGCTCAAATTGCCAGACACCATCAAGTCAGATTCATTCCACTCCCAAAGGATCACTATGCAATGCTTGTTACAGTTATTGGAG GCGAACTGGTGTGATGAGAACCAACATAGGTCCAATGAAAAATGAAACAGCCAGACCAGACAGACATAATCCATTGAAAAGTAAACGTAAACCACCTAGAGGAATGTATCTAGATAAAGAAGATCTTATAGCTGTAACAAATGTATCATCTCAAGGAGGTGATGTTTTACTCAAACATCTCGACACTGAACTTGTATCCCTGAAAAAAGAG GTgcaagcaaataaacagattttGGGCCAGCAAAAAGACAAATTCAATCTCTCTGTTGAAGAATTTAAATTAAGTGACAATGGTCAGCGAAATAATGCTAGATGGACAAACGATGAATTGTTAATTGCAGTgcaag CTGTGCGTAAATATGGTCGACATTATCAGGCAATAGCTGACGTAGTTGGCAATAAGACCATACCACAGGTTCGAAGTTTCTTTGTTAATTACCGTCGACGTTTTAATCTTGATCAAGTCCTAGAGGAATATGAAGCTGAACATGGCTCCTCAAAAGATTACAAAACAAGTGATGAAGAG ATGAATGGCCAAGGTGTACCTTCACCATCCCCTGCAGCTCCAACACCATCAACTACTGGTGCTAATTCTAGTAATGTGCCCCCTCCGTTACTTAGAGGACCAACACAGCCACAACAAAGGCCAGCACagccacccccaccaccaccaccactgcaaCAGCCAACCAG ATTCTTACAACCGCCTCGCAGTGTTCCAATACAGCCACCACCATTGATCCGACCCAGTACTGCACCACCAATTGTAGCTCCATTATCACGTGGTCGTCCACCAATCATGGGAGGCggtccaccaccaccacagctTGTTGGAAGCCAAAGAGAAACATCACCACACACACAGTGA
- the LOC144451928 gene encoding REST corepressor 1-like isoform X1 codes for MVMADRNGDSEISTRNNGSHLGGASNGHMSDDSASSSSDDEHEPGMRVGAEYQAVIPELVSVDVGHRGDGRPEALLVWAPTCDIGDEKLDEYIKVAKEKHGYNTEQALGMLFWHRHDIDKSLSDLPNFTPFPDEWTVEDKVLFEQAFSFHGKSFHRIRQMLPDKSISCLVKYYYSWKKTRTRTSLMDRQARKIAVGQKENSGSDEGTDEERDVVDSDFDPEHRGDRDKHTCSNCQTPSSQIHSTPKGSLCNACYSYWRCDFISTYRRTGVMRTNIGPMKNETARPDRHNPLKSKRKPPRGMYLDKEDLIAVTNVSSQGGDVLLKHLDTELVSLKKEVQANKQILGQQKDKFNLSVEEFKLSDNGQRNNARWTNDELLIAVQAVRKYGRHYQAIADVVGNKTIPQVRSFFVNYRRRFNLDQVLEEYEAEHGSSKDYKTSDEEMNGQGVPSPSPAAPTPSTTGANSSNVPPPLLRGPTQPQQRPAQPPPPPPPLQQPTRFLQPPRSVPIQPPPLIRPSTAPPIVAPLSRGRPPIMGGGPPPPQLVGSQRETSPHTQ; via the exons ATGGTTATGGCAGATAGAAACGGCGACTCTGAGATAAGTACCCGAAACAACGGGTCGCACTTAGGAGGCGCCTCAAATGGACACATGTCAGACGACAGCGCCAGCAGTAGCTCGGATGACGAACATG agCCAGGAATGCGAGTTGGCGCGGAATATCAAGCTGTTATCCCGGAGTTAGTGAGCG tAGATGTTGGACACCGAGGTGATGGCCGACCTGAAGCATTGCTTGTCTGGGCTCCTACTTGTGACATAGGGGATGAGAAAT TGGATGAATACATCAAGGTTGCAAAGGAGAAGCATGGATACAATACTGAACAGGCTCTAGGCATGTTGTTTTGGCATCGCCATGATATTGATAAATCATTGTCCGATTTACCTAACTTTACACCATTCCCTGATGAATGGACAGTGGAAGATAAGGTGCTTTTTGAACAAGCTTTTAGTTTCCATGGCAAAAGTTTTCATCGCATCAGGCAAATG cTACCTGATAAATCTATCAGCTGTCTTGTCAAGTACTATTATTCATGGAAGAAAACAAGAACGAGGACTAGTCTGATGGACAGACAGGCAAGGAAAATAGCAGTAGGACAAAAAGAAAACAGTGGAAG TGATGAAGGAACGGATGAAGAAAGAGATGTCGTAGATAGTGATTTCGATCCTGAACACAGG GGGGATCGAGACAAGCATACATGCTCAAATTGCCAGACACCATCAAGTCAGATTCATTCCACTCCCAAAGGATCACTATGCAATGCTTGTTACAGTTATTGGAG ATgtgattttatttcaacatacaGGCGAACTGGTGTGATGAGAACCAACATAGGTCCAATGAAAAATGAAACAGCCAGACCAGACAGACATAATCCATTGAAAAGTAAACGTAAACCACCTAGAGGAATGTATCTAGATAAAGAAGATCTTATAGCTGTAACAAATGTATCATCTCAAGGAGGTGATGTTTTACTCAAACATCTCGACACTGAACTTGTATCCCTGAAAAAAGAG GTgcaagcaaataaacagattttGGGCCAGCAAAAAGACAAATTCAATCTCTCTGTTGAAGAATTTAAATTAAGTGACAATGGTCAGCGAAATAATGCTAGATGGACAAACGATGAATTGTTAATTGCAGTgcaag CTGTGCGTAAATATGGTCGACATTATCAGGCAATAGCTGACGTAGTTGGCAATAAGACCATACCACAGGTTCGAAGTTTCTTTGTTAATTACCGTCGACGTTTTAATCTTGATCAAGTCCTAGAGGAATATGAAGCTGAACATGGCTCCTCAAAAGATTACAAAACAAGTGATGAAGAG ATGAATGGCCAAGGTGTACCTTCACCATCCCCTGCAGCTCCAACACCATCAACTACTGGTGCTAATTCTAGTAATGTGCCCCCTCCGTTACTTAGAGGACCAACACAGCCACAACAAAGGCCAGCACagccacccccaccaccaccaccactgcaaCAGCCAACCAG ATTCTTACAACCGCCTCGCAGTGTTCCAATACAGCCACCACCATTGATCCGACCCAGTACTGCACCACCAATTGTAGCTCCATTATCACGTGGTCGTCCACCAATCATGGGAGGCggtccaccaccaccacagctTGTTGGAAGCCAAAGAGAAACATCACCACACACACAGTGA
- the LOC144453498 gene encoding E3 ubiquitin-protein ligase TRIM56-like — MSEQQQVTRIDIEEDFLTCTICLDRYNNAKILPCLHSYCQPCIIQLINKDSSKIRCPLCRQECPIPGGGVEQLKPSFFLNSILDMVVNEQRKKDANKACDGCQEGALTSRCVDCALDICNVCAGAHRKIPATKNHRLLPYEEYLVAKSRDPAMVQPAVYCTTHPGSEVKFYCQTCMIPICVECTVVSHRIPDHKHKELKKAAAKFRGLLEERLDDLLVTEGKIHEAGKMAKQISETATTRYSEQQHAIKKRTEEAIERLTRRLKEEEKELLEELRIRHDEVKENVQNEIDRFQSGVEVTTKTRVFVENLMKYGNASQLMNIGVETTMCLDQLNAFEVKSPDDIDAFPHFVPKEVGQKGKLGSISVSLTASQLLINTKDLQRTVKVGKQLYVTIETIDYVQKKLLSCPDLVAELTEPNGRKARLETIEREGRTRNDKSYMVRLVNNMVGTHTLSVTVHDRHVKDSPYSFEVLPPMAWKSRSESESSDDGKSDKSSGWWGRLPGWSGLSTVFTGNEEKPGE, encoded by the coding sequence ATGTCTGAACAACAACAAGTAACACGCATCGACATAGAGGAAGATTTTCTCACTTGCACCATTTGCCTTGATCGATACAATAATGCAAAAATTCTACCGTGTCTACATTCATACTGCCAACCATGCATCATTCAATTGATAAACAAGGATTCCTCCAAGATCAGATGCCCGCTATGCCGCCAGGAATGTCCAATACCCGGCGGTGGAGTGGAACAACTGAAACCGAGCTTCTTCCTCAATAGTATTTTGGATATGGTGGTGAACGAACAGAGAAAGAAAGATGCAAACAAAGCTTGTGATGGGTGTCAAGAAGGAGCTCTGACAAGTAGGTGTGTTGATTGTGCGCTTGATATTTGTAATGTTTGTGCTGGAGCACACAGGAAAATCCCAGCAACGAAAAACCATCGCCTACTCCCTTACGAAGAGTATCTAGTTGCGAAGTCCAGAGACCCCGCAATGGTTCAGCCAGCGGTATACTGTACAACCCATCCAGGTAGTGAAGTAAAGTTCTATTGTCAGACATGTATGATACCAATATGTGTTGAATGCACTGTGGTCAGTCATCGCATACCAGATCACAAACACAAAGAGCTCAAGAAAGCGGCTGCAAAATTCCGCGGCCTTTTAGAGGAACGATTGGATGACTTGCTGGTGACCGAGGGGAAGATCCACGAAGCTGGAAAGATGGCAAAACAAATCTCTGAGACTGCAACCACACGTTACTCAGAGCAACAACATGCGATCAAGAAACGCACCGAAGAAGCCATCGAGAGACTCACTCGACGGTTGAAGGAGGAAGAGAAAGAACTTCTCGAGGAATTGAGGATCAGACATGACGAAGTTAAGGAGAATGTACAGAACGAAATTGATCGCTTCCAGTCTGGTGTAGAAGTTACTACAAAGACCCGAGTCTTTGTTGAAAATTTGATGAAGTATGGTAATGCATCACAGCTGATGAATATCGGCGTAGAAACTACCATGTGTTTGGATCAGCTCAACGCCTTTGAAGTCAAATCTCCAGATGATATTGATGCATTTCCTCACTTCGTTCCGAAAGAAGTTGGTCAGAAAGGAAAGCTGGGGTCCATCAGTGTCTCTCTGACTGCATCTCAGCTACTCATCAATACTAAAGATTTACAGAGGACAGTTAAAGTAGGTAAACAATTGTATGTTACCATAGAGACAATAGACTATGTACAAAAGAAGTTGTTGAGTTGTCCTGACTTGGTTGCAGAGCTGACCGAACCGAATGGACGAAAAGCCAGGTTGGAGACAATCGAGAGAGAAGGTCGAACCAGAAATGACAAATCGTATATGGTGAGACTAGTAAACAATATGGTGGGAACACACACGCTTTCTGTGACCGTTCATGACCGCCACGTTAAAGATTCTCCTTACAGCTTTGAAGTTCTTCCACCGATGGCTTGGAAATCCAGATCAGAGAGCGAGAGTAGTGATGATGGAAAATCCGACAAAAGCTCTGGTTGGTGGGGACGTTTGCCAGGTTGGTCAGGTTTGTCGACTGTCTTCACAGGGAATGAAGAGAAGCCAGGAGAATAG
- the LOC144453479 gene encoding uncharacterized protein LOC144453479 yields the protein MNIGNFHVWVCMTSGRTRLKFDALLLECVLSSDWKYRSSTSFTLKVYISSFNKSLWNLKLKMKIQEQNCCETLSKLRVEKRCKKARQSVYPTAQSTRMNNSTCVCGDSGMPTPEQSLVWQGIPIVNDSYPLQRINRIILNIPCDQEQTENFLVSQNYWTPEEETRDMPSLRTSLAHHANNDSTDDSDSPDDEVVELRQDFNSCRVTRPSPTRTNHLWDSEE from the exons ATGAACATTGGAAATTTCCATGTATGGGTTTGCATGACGAGCGGCCGGACACGACTAAAGTTCGATGCATTACTGCTCGAGTGTGTGCTGTCGTCGGACTGGAAATATCGTTCATCTACCTCGTTTAC GCTCAAGGTGTATATATCATCTTTTAACAAAAGTTTGTGGAATTTGAAGCTGAAGATGAAGATTCAAGAGCAAAACTGCTGTGAAACCCTTTCTAAACTTAGAGTTGAAAAGCGTTGCAAGAAAGCACGACAGTCAGTGTATCCAACTGCTCAGAGTACAAGGATGAACAACAGTACCTGTGTTTGTGGTGATTCAGGCATGCCTACTCCAGAGCAATCTCTAGTATGGCAAGGAATACCTATTGTAAATGACTCGTATCCCCTTCAAAGAATAAATCGGATAATATTAAATATTCCTTGTGATCAGGAACAGACTGAGAACTTTTTGGTATCACAAAATTACTGGACACCAGAGGAAGAAACTAGAGATATGCCAAGTTTAAGAACTTCATTGGCCCACCATGCAAACAACGACAGCACCGATGACAGTGATAGTCCGGACGATGAGGTGGTTGAACTCAGACAAGATTTCAATTCATGTAGGGTAACCAGACCAAGTCCCACAAGAACAAATCATCTTTGGGACTCTGAGGAATAG